In the Rhizobium sp. CB3090 genome, one interval contains:
- a CDS encoding gluconokinase codes for MTKTSTTPLAIIIMGVSGSGKSSIGEKMAALLGLHFVEGDALHPAANVEKMSKGIPLTDEDRWPWLDLIGQQIAASLAKGEAIAVSCSALKRIYRERLRTAAGGHLYFVYLNGSKELLTKRMGERKGHFMPASLLESQLQTLEVPTGEPGVVTVGIDDTVDGIVEAALKGLDAIR; via the coding sequence ATGACCAAAACATCGACCACCCCCCTCGCTATCATCATCATGGGCGTCAGCGGCAGCGGCAAGTCGTCCATCGGCGAAAAGATGGCGGCGCTGCTGGGTCTGCATTTTGTCGAGGGTGACGCACTGCATCCCGCGGCCAACGTCGAAAAGATGAGCAAGGGCATTCCGTTGACGGACGAAGATCGTTGGCCCTGGCTCGACCTCATCGGTCAGCAGATCGCCGCGAGCCTAGCGAAAGGCGAAGCGATTGCCGTGTCCTGCTCCGCTTTGAAGCGTATTTATCGCGAGCGTCTGCGAACCGCCGCCGGCGGACATCTCTATTTCGTCTATCTCAATGGCTCGAAGGAACTGCTGACCAAACGCATGGGCGAGCGCAAGGGCCACTTCATGCCGGCGTCACTGCTGGAAAGCCAACTGCAAACGCTGGAAGTGCCGACCGGCGAACCCGGCGTCGTCACGGTCGGCATCGATGACACGGTCGACGGCATCGTCGAGGCCGCACTCAAGGGCCTCGACGCAATTCGGTAA
- a CDS encoding anti-sigma factor, with translation MPSDELLTAFIDGELNAAESDRIEKLIASDAQVAERFDFLSRSDLPFREAFEPVLAAAPSAKLTAMLAAIPSASEQRKATSGVSRRGFLSAIAACLVVGVAIDRAAIGISRSLRKPDEASEWRAVVAEYLSLYTPDTLSAPAGNRAQQVVQLSEVGSKLGLTLTPEAVALPGIDFKRAQLLNYDNKPLAQIAYLDPESGPMALCITPSTKGASAPDMENRRGMNVVYWSNATLAFMLIGHLPIDRMKALADGVRGSLAA, from the coding sequence ATGCCCTCGGACGAGCTGCTGACTGCCTTCATCGACGGCGAGTTGAACGCCGCCGAGAGTGACAGAATAGAAAAGCTGATCGCCAGCGACGCCCAAGTGGCGGAGCGCTTCGACTTCTTGTCGCGCAGCGATCTGCCCTTCCGTGAGGCATTCGAACCCGTGCTTGCCGCCGCCCCGAGCGCCAAGCTTACCGCCATGCTTGCTGCCATCCCTTCCGCAAGCGAGCAAAGGAAGGCTACTTCCGGCGTCAGTCGCCGTGGCTTCCTGTCCGCGATCGCCGCCTGCCTTGTCGTGGGCGTCGCCATCGACCGCGCCGCGATCGGCATCAGCCGCAGCCTCAGAAAACCGGATGAGGCAAGCGAGTGGCGCGCCGTCGTCGCCGAATATCTTTCCCTTTATACGCCGGATACGCTGAGCGCGCCGGCTGGCAATCGGGCCCAACAGGTCGTGCAATTGAGCGAAGTCGGCTCCAAGCTCGGCCTCACGCTGACGCCCGAAGCCGTTGCCCTGCCGGGCATTGATTTCAAGCGCGCCCAGCTATTGAATTATGATAACAAGCCTCTGGCGCAGATCGCCTATCTCGATCCCGAAAGCGGTCCGATGGCACTCTGCATCACCCCATCGACCAAAGGCGCCTCCGCACCGGACATGGAAAACCGTCGCGGCATGAATGTCGTCTACTGGTCGAACGCGACCCTCGCCTTCATGCTGATCGGCCATTTGCCGATCGACCGGATGAAGGCGCTGGCGGATGGCGTTCGGGGGAGCTTGGCGGCTTGA
- a CDS encoding tetratricopeptide repeat protein, whose protein sequence is MTTTAFRLASVGLGACLTLGVLTVPVFAAGDNSSTTPTCKKGEIYDTKTKKCVKQQGANITDENRADYAYSLAKKDHRYEEALAVLDTMQNPNTAEALNYRGYATRKLGRTDEGISYYLKSVAMDPKYSLVREYLGEAYVIKGQIDLAKDQLSTIKTLCGNTSCEEYQDLNNAIQNPSSL, encoded by the coding sequence ATGACGACTACCGCTTTCCGCCTGGCTTCCGTCGGTCTCGGCGCCTGCCTCACTCTCGGCGTTCTCACGGTTCCGGTTTTCGCGGCTGGCGACAACAGCAGCACGACACCTACCTGCAAGAAAGGCGAGATCTACGACACGAAGACGAAGAAGTGCGTGAAGCAGCAGGGCGCCAATATCACCGACGAGAACCGCGCCGACTATGCTTATTCGCTCGCCAAGAAGGACCACCGCTATGAAGAAGCGCTGGCAGTTCTGGATACGATGCAAAACCCGAACACGGCCGAAGCGCTGAACTATCGCGGCTATGCCACCCGCAAGCTCGGCCGCACGGATGAAGGCATTTCCTACTACCTGAAGTCCGTCGCAATGGACCCGAAATACTCGTTGGTTCGCGAATATCTCGGCGAAGCCTACGTCATCAAAGGGCAGATCGACCTCGCCAAGGATCAGTTGAGCACGATCAAGACGCTCTGCGGCAACACCTCCTGCGAGGAATACCAGGACCTGAACAACGCCATCCAGAATCCGTCGAGCCTCTGA
- a CDS encoding ABC transporter permease subunit, translating into MSTVSLKSDRPSALAEFWYYFSRNKGAVIGLAIFVFVLFLAIFAGLVAPHDPDTAYGSAMQRLSPAWAPGGNSDFLLGTDANGRDLLSRLIYGTRFSLFIGLVVASLSALAGILIGLVAGYVRGRTDTIIMRIMDIILAIPSLLLALVLVAILGPGLTNAMIAISIVNQPHFVRLTRASVMAERDKEYVIASRVSGAGPLRLMFKTILPNCLGPLIVQATLAFSAAILDAAALGFLGQGAQPPTPEWGTMLADSREFFQSNPWLVTFPGLCILITVLAINLMGDGLRDAFDPKLKRS; encoded by the coding sequence ATGAGTACGGTAAGTCTCAAATCCGACCGCCCCTCCGCTCTCGCGGAGTTCTGGTACTATTTCTCGCGTAACAAAGGCGCCGTCATCGGGCTGGCGATCTTCGTCTTCGTCCTGTTCCTGGCGATCTTCGCAGGCCTGGTCGCTCCGCATGATCCGGATACTGCCTATGGCAGCGCCATGCAGCGCTTGTCGCCGGCGTGGGCCCCAGGCGGCAATAGCGACTTTCTCCTCGGCACCGATGCCAATGGCCGCGATCTTCTCTCGCGCCTGATCTACGGCACGCGGTTTTCGCTGTTCATCGGCCTGGTGGTTGCCTCGCTGTCGGCGCTCGCCGGCATCCTGATCGGCCTCGTCGCCGGCTATGTCCGTGGCCGCACCGATACGATCATCATGCGCATCATGGATATCATCCTTGCCATCCCCTCGCTGCTGCTCGCCCTGGTGCTGGTGGCAATCCTGGGGCCCGGCCTGACCAATGCCATGATCGCGATCTCCATCGTCAACCAGCCGCACTTCGTCCGCCTGACGCGTGCCTCGGTAATGGCCGAGCGCGACAAGGAATATGTCATCGCCTCGCGTGTCTCCGGCGCCGGTCCGCTTCGCCTGATGTTCAAGACCATCCTGCCGAACTGCCTGGGTCCGCTGATCGTGCAGGCGACGCTTGCCTTCTCGGCCGCGATTCTCGACGCCGCAGCCCTCGGCTTTCTCGGCCAGGGCGCGCAGCCGCCGACGCCGGAATGGGGCACGATGCTTGCGGATTCGCGCGAATTCTTCCAGAGCAATCCCTGGCTCGTCACTTTCCCCGGTCTCTGCATCCTCATTACGGTTCTCGCCATCAATCTGATGGGCGATGGCCTGCGCGATGCCTTCGACCCGAAGCTGAAGAGGTCGTGA
- a CDS encoding ABC transporter ATP-binding protein has protein sequence MPLLDIENLTVEFQTASGLFRAVDGVSLTCDKGEILSIVGESGSGKSVSMLAMMGLLPWTAKITADRMTFDGKDLRGISSRQRRKIIGKDMAMIFQEPMSSLNPCFTVGFQLGETLRIHMGLDRKARRERSIELLNLVGIPAPADRLSNFPHQMSGGMSQRVMIAMALACNPKLLIADEPTTALDVTIQAQILDLLVRLQKEQGMALVLITHDMGVVAETAERVQVQYAGQKVEEQPVKSLFRDPHHPYTAALLSALPERAVVGERLPSIAGVVPGQHDRPTGCLFAPRCSFATPACDRGVKRQGVELGVALCNYPLEHGKPLGHPGLAATQAAGGR, from the coding sequence ATGCCGCTTCTCGATATTGAAAATCTCACCGTTGAATTCCAGACCGCGTCCGGCTTGTTCCGGGCGGTCGACGGTGTCTCTCTTACCTGCGACAAGGGAGAAATCCTCTCGATCGTCGGCGAATCCGGTTCTGGTAAATCCGTATCCATGCTTGCCATGATGGGGCTTCTGCCCTGGACGGCGAAGATCACCGCCGACCGCATGACCTTCGATGGCAAGGACCTGCGTGGCATCTCCTCGCGCCAGCGCCGCAAGATCATCGGCAAGGACATGGCGATGATCTTCCAGGAGCCGATGTCGAGCCTCAATCCGTGCTTCACAGTCGGCTTTCAGCTCGGCGAGACCCTGCGCATCCATATGGGCCTCGACCGCAAGGCGCGCCGTGAGCGCTCGATCGAGCTGTTGAATCTTGTCGGCATTCCGGCACCTGCGGATCGTTTGTCGAACTTCCCGCACCAGATGTCGGGCGGCATGAGCCAGCGCGTCATGATCGCGATGGCGCTTGCCTGCAATCCGAAGCTGCTGATTGCCGACGAGCCGACCACCGCGCTTGACGTGACCATCCAGGCGCAGATCCTCGATCTGCTCGTGCGTCTGCAGAAAGAGCAGGGCATGGCGCTGGTGCTGATCACCCACGACATGGGCGTGGTGGCCGAAACCGCCGAGCGCGTACAGGTGCAATATGCCGGCCAGAAGGTCGAGGAGCAGCCGGTGAAGTCCCTGTTCCGCGATCCCCATCATCCCTATACGGCAGCACTTCTTTCGGCCTTGCCGGAACGTGCCGTGGTCGGCGAGCGCCTGCCGTCGATCGCTGGTGTCGTGCCAGGCCAGCATGATCGCCCCACGGGCTGTCTCTTCGCGCCGCGCTGTTCGTTTGCGACGCCGGCATGCGATCGCGGCGTCAAGCGCCAAGGCGTGGAGCTCGGCGTGGCACTCTGTAACTATCCACTGGAACACGGCAAGCCGCTCGGCCATCCCGGCCTTGCCGCCACGCAAGCAGCAGGAGGCCGTTGA
- a CDS encoding isoprenylcysteine carboxylmethyltransferase family protein: MVWPSIALLTFVTLQRLAELLHARRNTAALLARGAREIAPEHYPYMVAMHAAWLVGLWLLAADRPVSLIWFIVFMVLQGLRVWVLATLKGRWTTRIIVLPGAALVTNGPYRFLSHPNYAVVIGEIAVLPLAFGLPLYALIFSLLNAAILTIRIRAENAALRQVGA, translated from the coding sequence ATGGTTTGGCCATCGATCGCACTTTTGACCTTTGTTACGCTGCAGAGGCTGGCCGAACTGCTGCACGCCCGGCGCAACACCGCCGCTCTCCTTGCTCGCGGCGCCCGGGAGATCGCACCGGAACACTATCCCTACATGGTCGCGATGCATGCGGCCTGGCTCGTCGGTCTGTGGCTTCTGGCCGCAGACCGACCAGTCAGCCTGATCTGGTTCATCGTTTTCATGGTGCTGCAGGGCCTCCGCGTTTGGGTGCTCGCGACTCTGAAAGGACGCTGGACGACGCGGATCATCGTGTTGCCCGGCGCAGCTTTGGTGACAAACGGACCCTATCGTTTCCTCAGCCATCCGAACTACGCCGTGGTCATCGGCGAGATCGCCGTGCTGCCGCTTGCGTTCGGCCTGCCGCTTTACGCCTTGATCTTCTCGCTGCTCAACGCAGCCATTCTTACCATTCGCATTCGCGCTGAAAATGCGGCCTTAAGACAGGTCGGGGCTTGA
- a CDS encoding peptide ABC transporter ATP-binding protein, translated as MSGAVLEGRDLARFYTVKRGAFKPEATVKALNGVSFSLQSGRTLAVVGESGCGKSTLARLVTMIEDPTAGELLIDGKPAKLGDRSLRSAVQIVFQNPYGSLNPRQKVGSILEEPLKINTDDDAATRRRKAEEMMARVGLRPEHYDRYPHMFSGGQRQRIAIARALMLRPKVLVLDEPVSALDLSIQAQVLNLLMDLQKEMGLAYLFISHGLSVVHHIADDVMVMYLGRPVEIGTAEEVFTRPRHPYTAALLSATPIADPEREKNRIRLQGELPSPLNPPTGCHFNPRCWRAQDKCRQVTPELFGEGTQKFACFFPLD; from the coding sequence ATGTCGGGTGCTGTTCTCGAAGGGCGCGATCTCGCCCGTTTCTACACCGTCAAGCGCGGCGCCTTCAAACCGGAAGCGACCGTCAAGGCATTGAACGGCGTCAGCTTCAGCCTGCAGTCCGGCCGCACGCTCGCTGTCGTTGGTGAATCCGGTTGTGGCAAGTCGACGCTCGCTCGCCTGGTGACGATGATCGAGGATCCGACGGCGGGCGAATTGCTGATCGACGGCAAGCCGGCGAAGCTCGGCGACCGCAGCCTGCGCAGCGCCGTGCAGATCGTCTTCCAGAATCCTTATGGCTCGCTCAATCCGCGCCAGAAAGTCGGCTCCATCCTCGAGGAGCCGTTGAAGATCAATACTGATGATGATGCCGCCACCCGCCGCCGCAAGGCCGAGGAGATGATGGCGCGCGTCGGCCTGCGCCCAGAACATTACGACCGCTATCCGCACATGTTCTCCGGCGGCCAGCGCCAGCGCATCGCCATCGCCCGCGCATTGATGCTGCGGCCGAAGGTGCTGGTGCTCGATGAGCCGGTCTCCGCACTCGACCTTTCGATCCAGGCTCAGGTGCTGAACCTGCTGATGGACCTGCAGAAGGAGATGGGGCTCGCCTATCTTTTCATCTCGCACGGTCTTTCGGTCGTCCATCACATCGCCGACGATGTGATGGTGATGTATCTCGGCCGCCCGGTCGAGATCGGTACGGCGGAAGAAGTCTTTACCCGCCCGCGCCATCCCTATACCGCCGCGCTATTGTCGGCGACGCCGATCGCCGATCCCGAACGCGAGAAGAACCGCATCCGCCTGCAGGGCGAACTGCCGTCTCCGCTCAACCCGCCGACCGGCTGTCACTTCAATCCGCGTTGCTGGCGTGCGCAGGATAAATGCCGCCAGGTGACGCCGGAATTGTTCGGCGAAGGAACGCAAAAATTCGCCTGTTTCTTTCCGTTGGATTGA
- a CDS encoding RNA polymerase sigma factor, with protein sequence MSVAHSTISAYSRVKSEPPARPAIPKNANLAEGAIASEEDIRAGLSQHLTRLWRYAVVLSRQRDVADDLVQATCVRALERAGQFAAGTRLDRWLFSILHSIWLNEIRARRVRMGQGFVDADETLVFDGARETETHILAGQVLKQVQALPEAQRTAVFLAYVEGLSYREVGEVLDVPIGTVMSRLAAARAKLADGAGPADGAAFRGRATGERE encoded by the coding sequence GTGTCAGTCGCTCATTCCACAATTTCTGCTTATAGTCGGGTAAAATCGGAACCGCCGGCAAGGCCGGCGATTCCCAAAAACGCGAACCTCGCGGAGGGTGCCATAGCCAGCGAAGAGGATATCAGGGCGGGTCTGTCGCAGCATCTGACGCGGCTCTGGCGCTATGCGGTGGTGCTGTCTCGCCAACGCGACGTCGCGGATGATCTGGTGCAGGCGACCTGCGTCAGAGCACTGGAGCGGGCTGGGCAGTTCGCGGCCGGGACACGGCTCGATCGATGGTTGTTTTCGATCCTGCACTCGATCTGGCTGAATGAGATACGAGCGCGCCGGGTGCGCATGGGCCAGGGATTTGTCGATGCCGACGAGACATTGGTCTTCGACGGTGCGCGCGAGACGGAGACGCATATCCTCGCCGGCCAGGTGCTGAAACAGGTGCAGGCGCTGCCGGAAGCGCAACGTACCGCCGTGTTCCTCGCCTATGTTGAAGGACTTTCCTATCGCGAAGTGGGGGAGGTTTTGGATGTGCCGATCGGAACGGTGATGAGCCGGCTGGCGGCGGCGCGGGCGAAGCTCGCCGATGGTGCGGGACCCGCGGATGGCGCGGCTTTCCGGGGCCGGGCGACTGGGGAACGGGAATGA
- a CDS encoding type III polyketide synthase: MTDTVKLVSLAVATPDNILYQSEAAETAGRLFSDRFRDFKHLARVFDSAGIRKRYVARPLSWFEQSHGWQDRMEAYAEVASQLFTKTATDALERAGLKAEEVDCIVTVSSTGVTTPSLEARLSRELGFRSDIERVPVFGLGCAAGVSGLGIASRMAKSRPGAVVLFIALELCSLAFRLDELTRPNIVATALFGDGAAACILRTGKDGLAEIESTGEHLFPDSLGIMGWKIDDTGFGIILDQSLPPFAEANIKPAVAGILGRAGLAISDVDRFICHPGGTKVLAALETAFGLEPGSLDIEREVVSDYGNMSSPTVLFVLERAISAGLPRRSALVAMGPGFAASCVTLKKAA, from the coding sequence GTGACCGATACCGTCAAGCTTGTCAGTCTGGCTGTCGCCACGCCCGACAACATCCTCTACCAATCGGAGGCCGCCGAGACCGCTGGCCGCCTGTTTTCCGATCGGTTTCGCGATTTTAAGCATCTCGCCCGCGTGTTCGACAGCGCCGGCATACGCAAACGATATGTTGCCCGGCCGCTCTCCTGGTTCGAGCAATCGCATGGGTGGCAGGACCGGATGGAAGCCTATGCCGAGGTCGCAAGCCAGCTCTTTACGAAGACCGCGACCGACGCGCTGGAACGCGCCGGCCTGAAGGCGGAAGAGGTCGATTGCATCGTAACGGTGTCGTCGACGGGCGTTACGACACCTAGCCTGGAGGCGCGGCTCTCGCGCGAGTTGGGCTTCCGCTCCGATATCGAGCGCGTGCCGGTCTTCGGCCTCGGCTGCGCGGCCGGCGTTTCCGGCCTTGGTATCGCCTCGCGCATGGCAAAGAGCCGGCCTGGCGCTGTCGTGCTGTTCATTGCCCTCGAGCTCTGCTCGCTCGCCTTCCGGCTGGACGAGTTGACGCGGCCGAACATTGTCGCGACGGCGCTGTTCGGCGATGGCGCAGCCGCCTGTATCCTGCGCACCGGCAAGGATGGTCTCGCAGAGATCGAATCGACGGGCGAGCATCTCTTTCCCGATTCGCTTGGCATCATGGGCTGGAAGATCGACGATACGGGCTTCGGCATCATCCTGGACCAGTCGCTGCCGCCCTTTGCCGAAGCGAATATCAAACCCGCCGTCGCCGGCATTCTCGGCCGCGCCGGCCTGGCTATATCCGATGTCGACCGCTTCATCTGCCATCCCGGCGGCACCAAGGTGCTGGCGGCGCTGGAGACCGCCTTCGGTCTGGAACCCGGCTCGCTGGATATCGAACGTGAAGTGGTCAGCGATTACGGCAATATGTCGTCGCCGACCGTGCTCTTCGTGCTGGAGCGCGCCATCAGCGCCGGCCTGCCGCGGCGTTCGGCCCTGGTCGCCATGGGTCCCGGCTTTGCGGCGAGTTGCGTCACGCTGAAGAAGGCCGCCTGA
- a CDS encoding ABC transporter permease subunit, with the protein MLRFLFGRLAVLIPTFLGVSIVAFSFIRLLPGDPVMLLSGERVMSPERHAQISHDLGYDQPLIVQYGHYIWNALHGDLGTSITTKRDVLTDFLTFFPATLELSICAMILAICLGIPAGVFAAVKRGTWFDQSVMGVALVGYSMPIFWWGLLLIIVFNGYLHWTPVSGRIGLIYFFKPITGFMLIDSLLSGQKGAFASALNSLILPTIVLGTIPLAVIARQTRSAMLEVLGEDYVRTARSKGLAPLRVVSVHALRNAMIPVVTTIGLQVGVLLGGAILTESIFSWPGIGKWMIDAVFKRDYPVVQGGLLLIAGIVMLVNLAVDLLYGFINPRIRH; encoded by the coding sequence ATGTTGCGATTTCTTTTCGGCCGCCTTGCGGTGCTGATCCCGACATTCCTCGGCGTATCGATCGTCGCTTTTTCCTTCATCCGCCTGCTTCCCGGCGATCCCGTCATGCTGTTGTCGGGTGAGCGCGTCATGTCGCCAGAGCGCCACGCCCAGATCTCCCATGATCTCGGCTACGACCAGCCGCTGATCGTACAATACGGCCATTATATCTGGAACGCGCTGCATGGCGATCTCGGCACTTCGATCACCACCAAGCGCGACGTCTTGACCGACTTCCTGACCTTCTTCCCGGCAACGCTGGAACTGTCGATCTGTGCCATGATCCTGGCGATCTGTCTCGGTATCCCGGCCGGCGTTTTCGCCGCCGTCAAGCGCGGCACCTGGTTCGATCAGAGCGTGATGGGCGTGGCCCTCGTCGGCTATTCCATGCCGATCTTCTGGTGGGGCCTGCTGCTGATCATCGTCTTTAACGGCTATCTGCATTGGACGCCGGTTTCCGGTCGCATCGGGCTCATCTATTTCTTCAAGCCCATCACCGGTTTCATGCTGATCGACAGCCTGCTGTCGGGTCAGAAGGGCGCCTTCGCCTCTGCGCTGAACTCGCTGATCCTGCCGACCATCGTGCTCGGCACCATTCCGCTCGCCGTCATCGCCCGGCAGACGCGTTCGGCCATGCTGGAAGTTCTGGGCGAGGACTATGTCCGCACCGCCCGCTCCAAGGGCCTCGCGCCGCTGCGCGTCGTTTCCGTGCACGCGCTCCGCAATGCCATGATCCCCGTCGTCACCACCATCGGCCTGCAGGTCGGCGTGCTGCTCGGCGGCGCGATCCTGACGGAAAGCATCTTTTCCTGGCCGGGCATCGGCAAGTGGATGATCGACGCTGTCTTCAAGCGCGATTATCCTGTGGTGCAGGGCGGTCTGCTGCTGATCGCGGGCATCGTCATGCTCGTCAATCTCGCCGTCGACCTGCTCTACGGCTTCATCAATCCACGCATTCGTCACTAG
- a CDS encoding FAD-binding oxidoreductase → MAKDAIVLGAGIVGISTAIHLQRRGRQVTLVDRKAPGKETSFGNAGLIQREGVVPYGFPQQFGLLLRYAFNNRIDAHYHLRALPGQIAFLARYWWNSNTKRHEMISRAYAPLIEHSISEHNDLIEASHAEELIRKNGWMEIFRTNEKRDAEFAEAERLNREFGIAYDALTGADIATLEPHIKGSFSGGLRWRDPWSVLDPHGLIAAYRAYFESIGGRFTVGDAVSLGRSGSHWKMATSEGSIEAEDAVVALGPWADLVTKRFGYAFPLGVKRGYHMHYATEDNAILNNWTLDAERGYLLAPMSRGIRLTTGAEFALRDAPKTPIQLDRAEAVARTVFPLGERLDPEPWMGARPCTPDMMPIIGKAPRHEGLWFAFGHAHHGLTLGPVTGRVLAELITGEKPFIDISAYAPDRFAP, encoded by the coding sequence ATGGCAAAAGACGCAATCGTGCTCGGTGCAGGCATCGTCGGCATATCGACGGCCATCCATCTCCAGCGGCGCGGGCGCCAGGTCACTCTTGTCGACCGCAAAGCTCCCGGTAAAGAGACCTCCTTCGGCAATGCCGGACTGATCCAGCGCGAAGGCGTCGTGCCCTACGGCTTTCCGCAGCAGTTCGGCCTGCTGCTGCGCTACGCCTTCAACAACCGCATCGATGCACATTATCACCTGCGCGCGCTGCCCGGGCAGATTGCCTTTCTGGCCCGCTACTGGTGGAATTCCAATACCAAACGGCATGAGATGATCTCGCGCGCCTATGCGCCGCTGATCGAGCATTCGATCAGCGAGCACAATGACTTGATAGAAGCGTCCCACGCCGAGGAATTGATCCGCAAAAATGGTTGGATGGAGATTTTCCGCACGAACGAAAAACGCGATGCGGAATTCGCCGAGGCCGAGCGCCTCAACCGCGAATTCGGCATCGCTTATGACGCACTGACCGGTGCCGATATCGCGACGCTGGAGCCGCACATCAAGGGCAGCTTTTCCGGCGGCCTGCGCTGGCGCGACCCCTGGTCCGTGCTCGATCCGCATGGGCTGATCGCTGCTTACCGTGCTTATTTCGAGAGCATCGGCGGGCGCTTTACGGTCGGCGACGCCGTCTCACTTGGCCGGTCCGGCTCCCATTGGAAGATGGCGACGTCGGAAGGCTCGATCGAGGCGGAGGATGCCGTCGTCGCTCTCGGCCCCTGGGCCGATCTCGTGACGAAGCGTTTCGGCTATGCCTTTCCGCTGGGCGTCAAGCGCGGCTATCACATGCATTACGCCACCGAGGACAACGCAATCCTCAACAATTGGACGCTGGATGCCGAGCGCGGCTATCTTCTGGCGCCGATGAGCCGCGGCATCAGGCTGACGACTGGGGCGGAGTTTGCACTGCGCGATGCGCCGAAAACACCGATCCAGCTTGACCGTGCCGAAGCCGTCGCCCGCACCGTCTTTCCGCTCGGCGAGAGACTCGACCCAGAGCCCTGGATGGGCGCCCGCCCCTGCACCCCGGATATGATGCCGATCATCGGCAAGGCGCCGCGCCACGAAGGCCTGTGGTTCGCCTTTGGCCACGCACATCATGGCCTAACGCTAGGACCCGTGACGGGACGCGTGCTTGCCGAGCTGATTACCGGTGAAAAGCCGTTCATCGACATCTCGGCTTACGCACCGGACCGCTTCGCGCCCTGA